A stretch of Apis cerana isolate GH-2021 linkage group LG1, AcerK_1.0, whole genome shotgun sequence DNA encodes these proteins:
- the LOC107997349 gene encoding uncharacterized protein LOC107997349 yields the protein MSKELRLYKKYASFVKLFLLIGGICPITRELNIIYRYIPIWAIFSCFIELCAVGNSSLQNIENIPLLTASLILFGTILNVITKASCFFIHRKKLQQVNDILSSILEEILSEIYIKSVILFYLQKFYRLIYVQTVLMFVTSIIYSMKPMIIKLFYDVNITNVQYPLPLFGTFPWKINSILIWQLHYFFDVNILWFIFFISVSVDAFFGFCMFRISVILRFLSFEFKRSSIDDKNKRNKEKSYQQIFRECVEKHVLLLKCRNIIQEIYGPIILLVTITNAMSMCSIIFQLFQVNGINIYKIGTFMIYLILKLIQTFLYSWPGDVIFTEVCTNWKCTFRYLKLFMNKRANK from the exons ATGTCAAAAGAATTAcgattatataagaaatacgCTAGTTTtgtaaaactttttcttctcaTTGGTGGAATATGTCCAATTACAAgagaattgaatattatttatcgatatataccAATTTGGGCGATATTTTCTTGCTTTATAGAGTTGTGTGCGGTTGGAAACTCTAGCTTGcaaaatattgagaatattcCTTTGCTTACTGCTTCACTCATTCTCTTTGGCACCATATTGAATGTAATAACAAAG GCTTCCTGTTTTTTCAtccatcgaaaaaaattacaacaagTAAATGATATACTCAGTTctattttagaagaaatattgagtgaaatatatataaaatcagtaattttattctatcttcaAAAGTTTTATCGATTGATTTATGTACAGACAGTATTAATGTTCGTCACTAGTATCATTTATTCAATGAAaccaatgattataaaattgttttacgaTGTAAATATAACGAATGTGCAATATCCTTTGCCTCTTTTTGGAACTTTTCCTTGGAAAAtcaattcgatattaatttggcaattgcattattttttcgatgtaaatattctttggttcatattttttatatctgtcAGTGTAGATGCATTTTTCGGGTTTTGTATGTTTCGTATCTCCGTAATATTACGTTTTTTGAGTTTTGAATTCAAGAGATCTTCAATTgatgacaaaaataaaaggaataaagaaaagagttATCAGCAAATCTTTCGAGAATGTGTCGAAAAACatgttttattgttaaaatgtcGAAATATTATCCAAGAGATTTACGGACCTATCATTTTATTAGTGACTATAACGAATGCAATGAGCATGTgttctataatatttcaactatttcag gttaatggaataaatatctataaaattggAACATTCATGATTTAccttatcttaaaattaatacaaacatttttatattcctgGCCCGGAGACGTAATCTTTACTGAGGTTTGTACTAATTGGAAATGTACTTTTCGTTAtcttaaattgtttatgaaCAAGCGTGCAAACAAATGA
- the LOC107997402 gene encoding beta-parvin encodes MSSPRPKSPRPPISARKDEKEESFWDKIGTLGRKKRIKEVQEVQEEGKYAIDSPGFAANPEMPPEEYALDENEERSMIEPRSLEDSKLKELIFVLIEWINDELADQRIIVKDIAEDLYDGQVLQKLLEKLTGEKLDVPEVTQSEEGQKQKLAVVLSTANRVLGRYPPYKWHVESVHSKNIVAILHLLVGLARQFRAPVRLPERVAVQVVIVRKKDGQLMHNTIREEITSTYDDLGMRCERDAFDSLFDHPADKLAVVKKSLVSFVNKHLSKVHLEVTDLDTQFHDGVFLTLLLGLLEGFFVPLGSFHLTPKTHDQKVHNVSFAFDIMQDIGLPKPKARPEDIVNLDLKSTLRVLYNLFTKYKSMN; translated from the exons ATGTCGTCTCCTCGTCCAAAATCTCCGCGACCTCCAATATCTGCAAGAAaggatgaaaaagaagaaagtttttGGGATAAAATTGGTACTTTGGGCCGAAAAAAGCGTATTAAAGAAG TTCAAGAAGtacaagaagaaggaaaatatgCAATTGACTCACCAGGATTTGCAGCTAATCCTGAAATGCCACCAGAAGAATATGCtttagatgaaaatgaagaaCGTTCAATGATAGAACCTAGATCTTTAGAAGATTCTAAGctcaaagaattaatatttgttttaattgaaTGGATTAATGATGAATTAGCTGATCAAcgaattattgtaaaagataTTGCTGAAGACTTATATGATGGACAAGtactacaaaaattattag AAAAATTAACAGGAGAAAAATTAGATGTACCTGAAGTAACTCAATCTGAAGAAGGTCAGAAACAGAAATTAGCAGTTGTTTTGTCTACTGCTAATCGAGTATTAGGTCGTTATCCTCCTTATAAATGGCATGTAGAATCTgttcattcaaaaaatattgttgccattttacatttattggTTGGCTTAGCAAGACAATTTCGAGCACCAGTTAGATTGCCAGAAAGAGTAGCTGTTCAAGTTGTAATTGTGCGCAAAAAAGATGGCCAATTAATGCACAATACAATTAGAGAAGAAATTACATCAACTTATGATGATTTGGGAATGCGTTGTGAACGAGATGCTTTTGATAGTCTTTTTGATCATCCAGCTGATAAATTAGCTGTGGTTAAAAAA TCATTAGTTTCTTTTGTCAATAAACATTTAAGTAAAGTTCATTTGGAAGTGACAGATTTGGATACACAATTTCATGATGGTGTTTTTTTAACACTTCTACTTGGATTACTTGAAGGCTTTTTTGTACCTTTAGGTAGTTTTCATTTAACACCTAAAACTCATGATCAGAAAGTACATAATGTTTCATTTGCATTTGATATTATGCAAGATATTGGTCTACCAAAACCTAAGGCCCGTCCAGAAG atattgtaaatttagatCTCAAATCAACTCTAcgagtattatataatttatttacaaaatataaaagcatgaattaa
- the LOC107997438 gene encoding small ribosomal subunit protein mS35, translating to MLSLIQRYKAKKPLLSFFTTNINDDIKFRVLQIMPEENKLKKRSQNDITNVTSKEILPFNKNWQTIWPAARTFHPDIVPLPLQQGYKNTKGLHPNKYANAELMKIPNFLHLTPPVIKKHCQALKKFCTKWPEDLKTDEACIKHFPIEIISSDYCYSSPTIREPLARIVSLKVKLSSLHLDVHAKDKILRLLGNRYNPQTDIITITADRCPIRKQNLDYVKYLLTALFHIAWRVEPWETEKSEEDMEYYDWNKNKSKESLIFTYNWPKIPIDFNYENIPHATEYKTAVSDLINKEENQFSIDKYKQAVKNVLNLKFHENVK from the exons atgttatcttTAATTCAACGTTATAAAGCCAAGAAACCtttgttatcattttttacaacAAATATCAATGAcgatataa AATTCCGAGTATTGCAGATAATGCCTgaagagaataaattaaagaaaagatcaCAAAACGATATAACAAATGTTACATCTAAAGAAATACTaccattcaataaaaattggcAAACAATTTGGCCTGCTGCACGTACATTTCATCCTGATATTGTACCACTTCCTTTACAACAAGggtataaaaatactaaaggATTACATCctaataaatatgcaaatgcagagttaatgaaaattccaaattttttacacCTTACTCCACCTGTGATCAAAAAGCATTGTcaagcattaaaaaaattttgcacaaAATGGCCTGAAGATTTAAAAACAGATGAAGCATGTATAAAACACTTTCCCATTGAAATCATTTCATCTGATTATTGTTATTCTTCTCCTACGATAAGAGAACCTCTTGCTAGAATAGTgagtttaaaagtaaaattatcttctttGCATTTAGATGTTCATGCTAAAGACAAAATACTTAGATTATTGGGTAATAGATATAATCCTCAAAcagatataataacaataacagcAGACAGATGTCCaattagaaaacaaaatttagattatgtaaaatatcttttaactgCATTATTCCATATAGCATGg cgTGTTGAACCATGGGAAACAGAAAAAAGTGAAGAagatatggaatattatgactggaataaaaataaaagcaaagaatctttaatatttacatacaatTGGCCAAAAATaccaattgattttaattatgaaaatatcccACATGCAACAGAATATAAAACTGCAGTttctgatttaataaataaagaagaaaatcaattttcaattgataaatacaaacaagctgttaaaaatgtattaaatctgaaatttcatgagaatgtaaaataa
- the LOC107997406 gene encoding kinesin-like protein KIF18A, producing MVFNKKDLAKAFSPSKVKKFTKKRLSSNGTKPSTSESTILSAQSDSASQTSIKVIVRVRPQNEHELQGNCRTVIKIVDDKMLIFDPKEEENPFFYHGVAQKGRDLNKKQNKELQFIFDKIFDMTSNNIDVFEGSTKDLICSLLDGYNCSVFAYGATGAGKTHTMLGCNEDPGITYRTVAELFSQIEKQGEHREFNLGVTYLEVYNENVQDLLHKSGPLHLRDDGRCGIIVAGLKIIAIQSAEELLTLLAKGNKNRTQHPTDANEESSRSHAVFQVYINITNKLDGQVRQVKLSMIDLAGSERASATGCKGARFKEGANINKSLLALGNCINKLADGAKHITYRDSKLTRLLKDSLGGNCQTVMIANISPSNFSYEDTYNTLRYANRAKKIKSHIKKNIISCEMHVTAYKTMVEEQKKEINYLKQKLLALENGSLHVLTDCKNDNVSKEMDKNALTMTNELIELLQKKKVLNEKILSLESADKILCCRIQYKKAADERLHNLTAAVDTLTLEEQNASGKSRVNKSLHYFERQRDSLKIQMKAAWEELCLIETEIQKLDAEVKLNRHEKLENMIALQISEIEKSRLQQQYEHAKKVSNLQQCEIESHYSMIKMMSTTLQNYYDLMRGYGTMTDTMKEEFKQLIKLLEGVRNIKWSDMEIVNHEERFYSLTCLSVIHLMDPLNNEMPIYTLHPLDEQNKDSYIIKDTLNTTFDASSVEKDKVLDDINAILQENSNLNYDKATKDNIEEYNKNIQCNKQEQTKKRILSEKNNINTKRTPTKQARNISPKSKDTKISLIGNKESKKHIQKSHVTMSAKSIAILNKLKADKLRKENIDLNVSDGILKVVREKERRGLMTTHPYQKLNGKQKCISALSSSRVPR from the exons ATGGTGTTTAATAAGAAGGATTTGGCTAAAGCATTTTCGCCAAGTAAggttaaaaaattcacaaagaaACGACTTTCAAGCAATGGAACGAAACCAAGTACAAGTGAAAGTACAATTTTATCGGCACAATCTGACTCTGCCTCGCAGACGAGTATTAAGGTAATTGTAAGAGTACGACCACAAAATGAACATGAGCTTCAAGGCAATTGTAGGAccgttataaaaattgttgatgATAAAATGCTTATTTTTGATCctaaagaagaggaaaatccATTCTTTTATCATGGCGTTGCTCAAAAAGGTCgtgatttaaataagaaacaaaataaagaattacaattcatttttgacaaaatatttgatatgacatcaaataatattgatgtatTTGAAGGAAGtactaaagatttaatttgtaGTCTTTTGGATGGTTATAATTGTTCTGTATTTGCATATGGAGCAACTGGTGCTGGAAAAACTCATACTATGCTTGGTTGTAACGAAGATCCTGGTATCACGTATAGAACAGTAGcagaattattttctcaaatagaAAAGCAAGGTGAACATCGTGAATTTAATTTAGGTGTAACGTATTTAGAggtttataatgaaaatgtacAAGATCTTTTACATAAATCTGGACCTTTGCACTTAAGAGATGATGGTAGATGTGGAATAATTGTTGCTGGTCTTAAAATAATTGCTATTCAGAGTGCTGAAGAATTATTGACACTTTTAGcaaaaggaaacaaaaatcGTACTCAACATCCTACTGATGCAAATGAGGAAAGTAGTAGAAGTCATGCTGTTTTCcaagtttatattaatattactaataaattaGATGGTCAAGTAAGACAAGTTAAATTGTCTATGATTGATTTAGCTGGATCTGAAAGAGCTTCTGCTACAGGTTGTAAAGGAGCAAGATTTAAAGAAGgtgcaaatattaataaatctttattggCTCTAGgcaattgtattaataaattagcgGATGGTGCAAAACATATAACATACAGAGATTCTAAATTGACTCGTCTTTTAAAAGATTCATTAGGTGGAAATTGTCAAACAGTTATGATAGCTAACATTTCACCTTCTAACTTTAGTTATGAAGAcacatataatacattaagatATGCAAATCGAGCAAAGAAGATCAAGAgtcatataaagaaaaatattatatcttgtgAAATGCATGTAACTGCATATAAAACCATGGttgaagaacaaaaaaaagagataaattatctaaaacaaAAGTTATTAGCACTTGAAAATGGATCTTTACATGTATTAACAGattgtaaaaatgataatgttaGTAaagaaatggataaaaatgCATTAACTATGACCAATGAATTGATTGAATtacttcaaaagaaaaaagttctgaatgaaaaaattctttcattggAAAGTGCAGATAAGATATTATGTTgtagaattcaatataaaaaagcaGCAGATGAAAGATTGCATAATCTAACAGCAGCTGTTGATACTTTAACACTTGAAGAACAAAATGCAAGTGGCAAATCAAgagttaataaatcattacattattttgaaCGACAAAGAGATTCCTTAAAAATACAGATGAAAGCAGCATGGGAAGAATTATGTTTAATAGAAacagaaatacaaaaattggatgcagaagtaaaattaaatagacatgaaaaattagaaaacatgATTGCATtacaaatttctgaaatagaaaaatctagATTACAGCAACAATATGAACATGCAAAGAAAGTAAGTAATCTTCAACAATGTGAAATAGAATCTCATTATTCAATGATTAAAATGATGAGTACaacattacaaaattattatgatttgatGAGAGGATATGGAACAATGACAGATAcaatgaaagaagaatttaaacaattgaTTAAGTTATTGGAAGGAGTAAGAAATATCAAATGGTCAGATATGGAAATAGTTAATCATGAAGAACGATTTTATAGTTTGACATGTCTTAGTGTAATACATTTAATGGATCCTCTTAATAATGAGATGCctatatatacattacatcCTTTAGACGAGCAGAATAAAGATAGTTATATCATTAAAGATACATTAAATACAACTTTTGATGCTTCATCTGTAGAAAAAGACAAAGTATTGGATGATATAAATGCtatattacaagaaaattcaaatttgaattatgataaagcaacaaaagataatatagaagaatataataaaaatatacaatgtaaTAAACAAGAACAGACTAAGAAGCGTAttctttcagaaaaaaataatataaatacaaaaaggaCTCCTACTAAACAAGCAAGAAATATATCACCAAAAAGTAAAGAtactaaaatttctttaataggaaataaagaaagtaaaaaacatattcaaaaatcacATGTTACAATGAGTGCCAAAAGCATagctatattaaataaattaaaagcagataaattgagaaaagaaaatattgatttaaatgtatcagatggaatattaaaagtagtaagagaaaaagaaaggagaggattAATGACTACACATCCTTATCAAAAGTTAAATGGAAAACAAaa ATGTATTTCAGCTTTATCTTCATCAAGAGTTCCACGGTag